A window of Nonomuraea angiospora genomic DNA:
CGACCGCGTCGTCCTTCTTGATCTCGTCGGCCTTCTTCTGCATGTTCGCGCAGAACTTGTCCGGGGTGATGCGCCCGGCCATGACCACGTTGATCTGCTGGGTGCCGTAGTCGAACAGCTCCTTGTACCAGCCCTCGAAACGCGCGTCGGTGATGATGTTCTGGCCGGCCGCGTCCTGGGCCTTGGCGGCGCTCATCAGCCCGGCGGGCAGGTCGAGCCCGGCGGCGGCGCCGTTCACCACGGTGAGGTTCTCGGTCTTCTCCGTGAATCCGCGCGCGCCTTCCTTGGACAGCATGATGCGCAGGTATTCGAGGCCGCCCTGCGGGTTCTTGCCCTTGGCCGCGACGACGAAGTTCTCGCCGACGCCGACCTGGATGGCGCCGTACGGCATCTTGTCGGCGGCGGTGACGTCGGGGATGGGGGCGATCGCGTATTCGAAGTCGTCGGGCTTGTCCTTGGCCATCTCGTTCTCGACCCAGGAGCCCACGGGGTAGAAGAGCAGCTTGTTCTGGAGCTGCTTGACCTGGGTCTGGGTGTGGTCGAGCCCGAAGTACGCTTTGTCGCCATATTTCGCCTGAATGTCCACCCAGGCCGTGACCGCCTGCTTCATCGGCTCGGCGTTCCAGGCGTTGTCGACCAGGTTGTCGATGTCGATGATGACCTGGTTCCCGCCGATCTTGGCGGCCGTGTAGAGGACGTTCCAGAGCTGGTAGTACGGGCCCTTCTGCCCCGGGTACGCGAAGAGCAGGATGCCTTCCTGCTTGGCCGTGTCCCCCAGCGCCGTGAACTCGGCCCACGTCCTCGGCAGCGACCATCCCTTGGCCGCGAACAGCTTGGCGTTGTACCAGAGCGCGCGGTGGGAGACGGTGTAGTTCAGGACGAGGTCCTTGCCGTTGATCTTGGCGTTGTCGATCACGGCGGGGGTGACGGTGTCGCGGATCTTCTTGGCAGGGTCGTCGATCGACGGGGCGTCGAAGAGCACGGTGAGGTCGGCGAGGTGGTTCTCGGCGGCCAGCGCGGCCAGGTCCATCGAGTCGGGGCCGGAGTTGTTGAGCACGTCGGGCACGTCGCCGCCGGCGAAGCGCGGGCGTAACTGGGTGCCGATCTGCTGGGTGGCGTTGTGCTTGACCGACACGCCGGGGAACTCCTTCTTGTAGAGCTCCTCGTGCAGGTCCTTGGCGTACGCGTCGCCGTACCCGCCGCTGAAGATGACCACCTCCAGCGGCTTCTTGGGGTCGACGCCGAACGGGTTCCTGGTGTCGGCGGAGGCGGTGATGCTGGGGGCGGCCGAAGGCTCGCCCCCGGCACCGGCCGTGGCGCAGGCGCTCAGGAGGCCCGCACCGGGGCCGGCGACGAACGCGGTCATACCGAGGCGGCGCAGCAGCTGACGCCGAGTGATCTCGCCCGGAGGGGTCATGAGGGCTCCTGAATTAGGAAAGTTTCCTAAACGTTTGCCCGAACGTACGAACGGCCCCCGACACGCGTCAAGGGGGTGCAATCGAGACGTGACCTTGCCGTGATCGCCTTGCCTGACCAGATGACAGCATCGTGGACGGGAACGAGGGCGGCAAGTGCCGGTTCGCTACTTCCACCACTCGGGCCTCTCAAAGGAGCCGGCTTTGGGCAGCGAGTTGGGCGGCACGCCGGGACCGGCATCGACGTACACCCGGACCGCGTCGGACGCCGTCTTGTAAGCGCTCTCGACAGTCCAGTCGTCCTTGATGTGCGCGCCGTCCACGGGGTACCCGCTGCCGCTGCCGTCGGGGCCGGTGGTCCACATCACCACATACTCGATCTTCAGCCCGAGCCGCTCCATGTTGACCCTGACGTCGCCGACCCGCTTGCCGCGAGCCCTGTAGCCGTCGACGGGCGCGTCGGCGTACCGGCCGTCAGTGCTCGGTGTGGCGTAGGGCTCCCCCGGCGCGGCCGGCCGGCCGATCCCGAAGATGACCTTCCCCTTGAAGTGGACGGGGATGGAGATCGTGCCGCACCAGGCCGACGGGCAGTCCGTCCTGCGACTGCCCGTCACGCCCGTGCCGGGCGGGAACTCTCCGTCCATGATCGGGCCGACCAGCTTGCCCACGTCCTCCGGCGCCACCGGCGCCTTCTTCACCTCGGCGTCCAGCCCCACCGCCCGGAACGCTTCCGCGAACTCCGCCGCCTCGGCCTCCGGGTCGTTGATCGCCACTTCCAGGTAGTCGTCGCCGGCCTTGATCGA
This region includes:
- the ngcE gene encoding N-acetylglucosamine/diacetylchitobiose ABC transporter substrate-binding protein, encoding MTPPGEITRRQLLRRLGMTAFVAGPGAGLLSACATAGAGGEPSAAPSITASADTRNPFGVDPKKPLEVVIFSGGYGDAYAKDLHEELYKKEFPGVSVKHNATQQIGTQLRPRFAGGDVPDVLNNSGPDSMDLAALAAENHLADLTVLFDAPSIDDPAKKIRDTVTPAVIDNAKINGKDLVLNYTVSHRALWYNAKLFAAKGWSLPRTWAEFTALGDTAKQEGILLFAYPGQKGPYYQLWNVLYTAAKIGGNQVIIDIDNLVDNAWNAEPMKQAVTAWVDIQAKYGDKAYFGLDHTQTQVKQLQNKLLFYPVGSWVENEMAKDKPDDFEYAIAPIPDVTAADKMPYGAIQVGVGENFVVAAKGKNPQGGLEYLRIMLSKEGARGFTEKTENLTVVNGAAAGLDLPAGLMSAAKAQDAAGQNIITDARFEGWYKELFDYGTQQINVVMAGRITPDKFCANMQKKADEIKKDDAVAKQTRSQ